From a single Leptidea sinapis chromosome 1, ilLepSina1.1, whole genome shotgun sequence genomic region:
- the LOC126969407 gene encoding choline transporter-like 1 isoform X1: MGCTQSEISPQNETPRKGCTDILWLIIYVVFWIAMIIIAAISFVYGNPQRLVNGYDSFGNTCGVKSNQKLMNTSLAGISTVDKSYLFFMDVKHLRKSLKICVKKCPNRKLDTLTDLQNFYKETGSNLCQYDIDLNNPKNTNGLHNFYGPCPVLPVYDSFPLLNRCFPKSAKDLAKKVFTDFNDLLNSWDTIEQSLSDLYNSWKEMIICVIIAFICSLIMVSILHLLATLVSWIFMIVVSIASVAGTALLWYTYHELRTKQKDFSESSVFLAESFKNEKAFLWYSIIATVITVILLLLVWVMRSRVSFLAALFRETAHCLGSIPALFLQPIITFFFLVLFFTFWCTVVVCLATANYPGIPYKSNFFINASTEPDQNNPAQLGQNPDDSRAYKNRIEFDPMWVQSMWWMCLICLVWGSEFILGCQQMTIAGAVSHWYFRGQNAHSSPVLYSIGKLLKYHLGSVAKGSFLITLFKIPRLILTYLHAKLSARAEKGSDCAKCGLKCGICCFYCLEKFIRYLNHNAYTIITIERCHFCKAAAKAFSVIVNNALQVVTINSVGDFILFLGKCIVTAVTGIIGLLLLKRNSDLHFFAVPTLVICVFAFFIAHCILSLYEMVVDSLFLCVCEDRNMNGDEGRWKNSRLAELGGHKARGNEQDGAELQDLNEKY; this comes from the exons ATGGGTTGCACTCAGAGTGAAATTTCTCCTCAGAATGAAACGCCCAGAAAAGGATGCACGGATATTTTATGGCTTATTATATACGTTGTTTTTTGGATTGCTATG ataATAATTGCTGCTATTTCATTTGTGTATGGAAACCCACAAAGACTTGTGAATGGATATGATTCTTTTGGGAATACATGTGGGGTCAAAAGTAATCAGAAATTAATGAACACATCATTAGCTGGTATCAGTACAGTTGATAAGAGCTACTTGTTTTTTATGGATGTTAAGCATTTACGCAAATCACTGAAAATTTGTGTGAAGAAATGTCCAAATAGAAAATTGGATACTTTGACTGATTTGCAAAACTTTTATAAGGAAACTGGATCAAATTTATGTCAATATGATATTGATCTAAACAACCCCAAAAACACTAATGGGCTACATAATTTTTATGGTCCATGCCCTGTGCTACCTGTTTACGACTCATTTCCTCTTTTAAATAGATGTTTCCCAAAATCAGCTAAAGATTTGGCTAAGAAGGTATTCACGGACTTCAATGATTTGCTCAATAGCTGGGATACAATTGAACAAAGTCTATCTGATTTGTATAATTCTTGGAAAGAGATGATAATATGTGTTATAATAGCATTCA TTTGCTCTTTAATAATGGTGTCTATTCTACACCTACTGGCAACACTTGTTTCTTGGATATTCATGATTGTGGTATCAATTGCGAGTGTGGCAGGAACAGCATTGCTGTGGTATACATATCATGAACTTAGAACAAAACAAAAAGACTTTTCTGAGTCATCTGTGTTCTTAGCA GaatcatttaaaaatgaaaaagccTTCCTATGGTACTCCATTATTGCCACAGTTATAACA GTAATATTGCTTCTGTTGGTATGGGTGATGCGTTCCCGCGTTTCGTTCCTGGCTGCGTTGTTCAGAGAGACCGCTCATTGTCTGGGCTCCATTCCAGCACTGTTCCTCCAGCCGATAATCACCTTCTTCTTCCTCGTTCTTTTCTTCACGTTTTGGTGTACTGTTGTG GTGTGTCTTGCGACGGCTAATTACCCCGGCATCCCGTACAAGAGCAACTTCTTCATCAACGCTAGCACCGAACCCGATCAGAACAACCCAGCACAACTAGGACAGAACCCTGATGATAGCCGCGCTTATAAAA ATCGTATCGAGTTCGACCCGATGTGGGTGCAGAGTATGTGGTGGATGTGTCTCATCTGCCTGGTGTGGGGAAGCGAGTTCATCCTTGGCTGTCAGCAGATGACTATCGCGGGAGCTGTCTCGCATTGGTACTTCAG AGGTCAAAACGCCCATTCGTCGCCAGTTCTGTATTCGATTGGTAAACTCCTGAAGTACCATCTCGGTTCAGTTGCGAAGGGATCATTCTTGATAACGCTGTTCAAAATACCTCGGCTGATTCTCACCTATCTGCATGCAAA ATTGTCAGCGAGGGCTGAAAAGGGATCGGACTGCGCGAAATGCGGCCTTAAATGTGGTATTTGCTGTTTTTACTGCTTGGAGAAGTTTATACGATACCTCAACCATAACGCTTACACTATCATAACGATTGAGAGATGTCATTTCTGCAAGGCTGCTGCTAAG GCGTTCAGTGTAATAGTAAACAACGCTCTCCAAGTGGTGACGATCAACAGTGTGGGCGATTTCATATTGTTCCTGGGCAAGTGTATAGTGACAGCGGTGACGGGCATCATTGGACTGCTGCTGCTGAAGAGGAACTCGGACTTGCATTTCTTCGCCGTGCCCACGCTCGTTATATGTGTGTTCGCATTCTTCATTGCTCACTGCATACTATCGCTGTATGAG ATGGTGGTTGATTCTCTGTTCCTGTGCGTGTGCGAAGACCGCAATATGAACGGTGACGAGGGACGCTGGAAGAACTCACGCCTGGCGGAGCTGGGCGGACACAAGGCACGTGGAAACGAACAAGATGGCGCCGAACTGCAGGATCTTAATGAAAAGTACTGA
- the LOC126969407 gene encoding choline transporter-like 1 isoform X2 translates to MGCTQSEISPQNETPRKGCTDILWLIIYVVFWIAMIIIAAISFVYGNPQRLVNGYDSFGNTCGVKSNQKLMNTSLAGISTVDKSYLFFMDVKHLRKSLKICVKKCPNRKLDTLTDLQNFYKETGSNLCQYDIDLNNPKNTNGLHNFYGPCPVLPVYDSFPLLNRCFPKSAKDLAKKVFTDFNDLLNSWDTIEQSLSDLYNSWKEMIICVIIAFICSLIMVSILHLLATLVSWIFMIVVSIASVAGTALLWYTYHELRTKQKDFSESSVFLAESFKNEKAFLWYSIIATVITVILLLLVWVMRSRVSFLAALFRETAHCLGSIPALFLQPIITFFFLVLFFTFWCTVVVCLATANYPGIPYKSNFFINASTEPDQNNPAQLGQNPDDSRAYKNRIEFDPMWVQSMWWMCLICLVWGSEFILGCQQMTIAGAVSHWYFRGQNAHSSPVLYSIGKLLKYHLGSVAKGSFLITLFKIPRLILTYLHAKLSARAEKGSDCAKCGLKCGICCFYCLEKFIRYLNHNAYTIITIERCHFCKAAAKAFSVIVNNALQVVTINSVGDFILFLGKCIVTAVTGIIGLLLLKRNSDLHFFAVPTLVICVFAFFIAHCILSLYEMVVDSLFLCVCEDRNMNGDEGRWKNSRLAELGGHKARGNEQDGAELQDLNEK, encoded by the exons ATGGGTTGCACTCAGAGTGAAATTTCTCCTCAGAATGAAACGCCCAGAAAAGGATGCACGGATATTTTATGGCTTATTATATACGTTGTTTTTTGGATTGCTATG ataATAATTGCTGCTATTTCATTTGTGTATGGAAACCCACAAAGACTTGTGAATGGATATGATTCTTTTGGGAATACATGTGGGGTCAAAAGTAATCAGAAATTAATGAACACATCATTAGCTGGTATCAGTACAGTTGATAAGAGCTACTTGTTTTTTATGGATGTTAAGCATTTACGCAAATCACTGAAAATTTGTGTGAAGAAATGTCCAAATAGAAAATTGGATACTTTGACTGATTTGCAAAACTTTTATAAGGAAACTGGATCAAATTTATGTCAATATGATATTGATCTAAACAACCCCAAAAACACTAATGGGCTACATAATTTTTATGGTCCATGCCCTGTGCTACCTGTTTACGACTCATTTCCTCTTTTAAATAGATGTTTCCCAAAATCAGCTAAAGATTTGGCTAAGAAGGTATTCACGGACTTCAATGATTTGCTCAATAGCTGGGATACAATTGAACAAAGTCTATCTGATTTGTATAATTCTTGGAAAGAGATGATAATATGTGTTATAATAGCATTCA TTTGCTCTTTAATAATGGTGTCTATTCTACACCTACTGGCAACACTTGTTTCTTGGATATTCATGATTGTGGTATCAATTGCGAGTGTGGCAGGAACAGCATTGCTGTGGTATACATATCATGAACTTAGAACAAAACAAAAAGACTTTTCTGAGTCATCTGTGTTCTTAGCA GaatcatttaaaaatgaaaaagccTTCCTATGGTACTCCATTATTGCCACAGTTATAACA GTAATATTGCTTCTGTTGGTATGGGTGATGCGTTCCCGCGTTTCGTTCCTGGCTGCGTTGTTCAGAGAGACCGCTCATTGTCTGGGCTCCATTCCAGCACTGTTCCTCCAGCCGATAATCACCTTCTTCTTCCTCGTTCTTTTCTTCACGTTTTGGTGTACTGTTGTG GTGTGTCTTGCGACGGCTAATTACCCCGGCATCCCGTACAAGAGCAACTTCTTCATCAACGCTAGCACCGAACCCGATCAGAACAACCCAGCACAACTAGGACAGAACCCTGATGATAGCCGCGCTTATAAAA ATCGTATCGAGTTCGACCCGATGTGGGTGCAGAGTATGTGGTGGATGTGTCTCATCTGCCTGGTGTGGGGAAGCGAGTTCATCCTTGGCTGTCAGCAGATGACTATCGCGGGAGCTGTCTCGCATTGGTACTTCAG AGGTCAAAACGCCCATTCGTCGCCAGTTCTGTATTCGATTGGTAAACTCCTGAAGTACCATCTCGGTTCAGTTGCGAAGGGATCATTCTTGATAACGCTGTTCAAAATACCTCGGCTGATTCTCACCTATCTGCATGCAAA ATTGTCAGCGAGGGCTGAAAAGGGATCGGACTGCGCGAAATGCGGCCTTAAATGTGGTATTTGCTGTTTTTACTGCTTGGAGAAGTTTATACGATACCTCAACCATAACGCTTACACTATCATAACGATTGAGAGATGTCATTTCTGCAAGGCTGCTGCTAAG GCGTTCAGTGTAATAGTAAACAACGCTCTCCAAGTGGTGACGATCAACAGTGTGGGCGATTTCATATTGTTCCTGGGCAAGTGTATAGTGACAGCGGTGACGGGCATCATTGGACTGCTGCTGCTGAAGAGGAACTCGGACTTGCATTTCTTCGCCGTGCCCACGCTCGTTATATGTGTGTTCGCATTCTTCATTGCTCACTGCATACTATCGCTGTATGAG ATGGTGGTTGATTCTCTGTTCCTGTGCGTGTGCGAAGACCGCAATATGAACGGTGACGAGGGACGCTGGAAGAACTCACGCCTGGCGGAGCTGGGCGGACACAAGGCACGTGGAAACGAACAAGATGGCGCCGAACTGCAGGATCTTAATGAAAA